The genomic interval CTCATGAACAGCGCTGCGGCGAAGGTGACGGAGACGTGGAGCGACGCGAACGCGGCGACACCCTGGATGGAGTCGCTGCCGACAGGGTCGCTGAGGTAGTCGAGGCGCGTGGCGAAGAGGGAGTCCTGGAGCTGGCTGACTCCGGTGTCGGGCAGTGTCCGGTAGGCCCCGGGATCGCTGAACGCCGGGCCGACCGACGGCAGGATGTAGTAGCTGACGGTGCCGAGAACCCAATTGAGACACAGGGTCGTGGCATACCAGGCGCCGGTGGAAGGCGTGCGACTGAGCACGAGGAACGCGCCGAGGCTGATCGGGACGAGCGGGAGATAGGCCAGGTAGGCGACCGAGAGGAAGTTCGCAGCGATGTCGGTCCCGAGCAGATGGTGCAGCATCACTGCCGGGTTGTGGCCCTCGGTGAGCGAGGAGTCGATGTGGAGCAGCTGCCGGTCGAAGAGAGTGCCGCGGCGGTACACCGGCAGCATGCTCTTGAGGTTGCGGTAGGCGACATAGCAGACATAGAAGCTCAGCAGTCCCGTGCCGATGCACAGCAGACGGTGGACGTTCCATTCCTTCTTGGCGACGTCGACGATTGCGGCGGGAAGGCGCCGCACCCCGCTCCGTCTCGCCGCCTCCAGGATGAGCCCGCCGCCGATGAACCCGAGAGCCAGCAGAGGCAGGCGGATATACGAGGGGCCGAGAAAGCCGTCGGGGTCCCGCAGAGGGAGGCCGAGGTAGAGGGACGAGACCACGGCGGCTGCTCCGATGAGCAGAGAGAGCGCCACGGCGAACGTGTAGGGCCAACGTCGCATTCGGGTCATCGGGATATTCTCGTGACCACTTTTAACGTTGCCTCGGATTTCTCTTGGTTCCCGCTGACCGTATGACCGGGCGTCGGCGGCGTCCCGGTCAGGAGGCCGACGATCTCAACGGATCCTGGCCCGGGCGAGCCGCGTCAGCTGAGCAGGCGGGCCATGACCGCCCCGGCGTCGCGCAGCACCGTGTTCATGTCATCGCGCACACGTGCGCAGTGGAGCGCACGACTCATAGGCTGCGGACAGCGCCGAAGATCAGGGTGCGGCGCAGGGCGAAGCCGAGCTTCTCGTAGGCGGCGATCGCACCGGTGTTCTCGGCGCCCGTGTGCAGCAGGGCGCGGTCGCCGCGCTGCTGGATGGCGTGGGCGACGTCGAGCACGAGGCGCGAGGCGAGGCCCTGTCGGCGCTGGTCGGCGTCCACGGCCACGGCGCTGATCTCGGTCCAGCCGTCGGGGTGCAGGCGCTCCCCGGCCATGGCCACCAGCCGCCCCTCGCGCCGGATGCCCACGTAGCGCCCCAGCTCATGGGTGCGCGGCAGGAACGGGCCGGGCTGGTTGCGCTCGACGAGGGCGAGCATCTCCGGTGCGTCGTCGGCCCCGAGCACGACCGCTTCCTCATCGGGGCGGGTCCGCAGAGCGGGGGTCTGGGTGAGCTGCACGCCGTCGATGCGGTGCTCCCAGCTCCAGCCCTCGGGCAGCGTCGGATCGGCGTGGGAGACGCTGACCACGGCGTCGTGCCCGAACACGTCGAGGATCGCGTCCCACACGCCCGGGTCCTCCCAGTCCTTCACGCCGACGAAGGGCGAGACGTCCCGTGGGTATCGCAGCACCAGGTCGTTGCCGATCGCGAAGTGCGCGTGCGCGCCGGTGAGCGCGGACCAGGCGGGGGAGTCCAGCACGGAGTCGTCCGTGGCGGCGGAGGCGGTGTCGGCGAGCGTGACCATCGGCGGGGCGATCTCCAGAAGCAGGTGGGGGACGGGTCTTCACGGTAGATCCGCGAGGGCGGGAGGCGACAGGCCCTGCGCGCGGGTGTGACGAAGGGAGAACGCGTGCGGCGGGCGC from Brachybacterium kimchii carries:
- a CDS encoding GNAT family N-acetyltransferase, whose protein sequence is MVTLADTASAATDDSVLDSPAWSALTGAHAHFAIGNDLVLRYPRDVSPFVGVKDWEDPGVWDAILDVFGHDAVVSVSHADPTLPEGWSWEHRIDGVQLTQTPALRTRPDEEAVVLGADDAPEMLALVERNQPGPFLPRTHELGRYVGIRREGRLVAMAGERLHPDGWTEISAVAVDADQRRQGLASRLVLDVAHAIQQRGDRALLHTGAENTGAIAAYEKLGFALRRTLIFGAVRSL
- a CDS encoding phosphatase PAP2 family protein — encoded protein: MTRMRRWPYTFAVALSLLIGAAAVVSSLYLGLPLRDPDGFLGPSYIRLPLLALGFIGGGLILEAARRSGVRRLPAAIVDVAKKEWNVHRLLCIGTGLLSFYVCYVAYRNLKSMLPVYRRGTLFDRQLLHIDSSLTEGHNPAVMLHHLLGTDIAANFLSVAYLAYLPLVPISLGAFLVLSRTPSTGAWYATTLCLNWVLGTVSYYILPSVGPAFSDPGAYRTLPDTGVSQLQDSLFATRLDYLSDPVGSDSIQGVAAFASLHVSVTFAAALFMRRTNQKAPLRVTAWIFFGVTTVATIYFGWHYILDDISGMAIGWASVTLAAWATGQHRARQRPVGLPTDADLGTSALAPGGSRPGLGTMHPRLSEEQLRHRPARRRPSDRPDTTRPSRRPTSVHLERPAPEPSLHNCRGRIIGA